A single window of Cumulibacter manganitolerans DNA harbors:
- a CDS encoding inorganic diphosphatase: protein MEYDVLIEIPKGSRNKYEVDHETGKVALDRYLYTSMAYPTDYGYFVDTLADDGDPLDALVLLPEPVFPGCYLKVRPVGMYKMVDEAGGDDKVLCVLAGDPRWEHIQDLGDVSTYELDAIKHFFEHYKDLEPGKHVQGSDWVGRDEALKVIESSVEAFGKAGH, encoded by the coding sequence GTGGAGTACGACGTCCTCATCGAGATCCCGAAGGGCTCGCGCAACAAGTACGAGGTCGATCACGAGACCGGGAAGGTCGCGCTCGATCGGTACCTGTACACCTCGATGGCCTACCCGACGGACTACGGCTACTTCGTGGACACCCTCGCGGACGACGGTGACCCGCTCGACGCTCTCGTGCTGCTGCCGGAGCCGGTGTTCCCCGGCTGCTACCTGAAGGTTCGCCCGGTCGGCATGTACAAGATGGTCGACGAGGCCGGCGGCGACGACAAGGTGCTGTGCGTGCTCGCCGGCGACCCGCGCTGGGAGCACATCCAGGACCTCGGCGACGTGTCGACCTACGAGCTGGACGCGATCAAGCACTTCTTCGAGCACTACAAGGACCTCGAGCCGGGCAAGCACGTGCAGGGCTCGGACTGGGTCGGTCGCGACGAGGCGCTCAAGGTCATCGAGAGCTCGGTCGAGGCCTTCGGCAAGGCCGGGCACTAG
- the dacB gene encoding D-alanyl-D-alanine carboxypeptidase/D-alanyl-D-alanine endopeptidase has product MSLPANPAPAPALSDLDPHAPTPTAAGVQAALAGPMSNGVLGQLAAQVLDPATGEVLLDRGSDAPMQPGSTMKLYTVAAAAAVLDPGMRLTTTVAQGPNPTEITIVAGGDPTLSSRPQSVLNPGAATIAELAAAVKAAGVTQVTKITVDNAIFQGAPTAEGWGTGDAPSTYAAPIYPFMADGGRTNPADDHSMRYGEPDLHAASLLAADLGSPQAQVVRGTVDAAAKPVATVRSAPIEQLIEQAIVHSDNVLAECLGRLVAQKVGQPTTFAGAVTAISAVMQEMGVDLTGYQGHDASGLSQLDRTSARSIASVLAVATSGKQEHLDVVDSALAVAGYNGTLAARYDGASASGAGRVRGKTGTLTGVSSLAGTVLTADGRVLVYSFVSNGGGGTEAVRAALDKIAAAIAGCGCR; this is encoded by the coding sequence GTGTCACTCCCGGCCAATCCCGCGCCCGCGCCGGCGCTGTCGGACCTGGATCCGCACGCGCCGACGCCCACCGCGGCAGGCGTGCAGGCCGCGCTCGCCGGCCCGATGAGCAACGGGGTCCTCGGGCAGCTCGCGGCGCAGGTGCTCGACCCGGCCACCGGCGAGGTGCTGCTGGACCGGGGCTCGGACGCCCCGATGCAGCCCGGCTCGACGATGAAGCTGTACACCGTGGCGGCCGCGGCCGCCGTCCTCGACCCCGGCATGCGGCTGACGACGACGGTGGCCCAGGGGCCCAACCCGACCGAGATCACCATCGTGGCCGGCGGCGACCCGACGCTCAGCAGCCGGCCGCAGTCGGTGCTCAACCCCGGCGCCGCGACCATCGCCGAGCTGGCCGCGGCGGTCAAGGCCGCGGGCGTCACGCAGGTCACCAAGATCACCGTCGACAACGCGATCTTCCAGGGCGCGCCGACGGCCGAGGGCTGGGGCACCGGCGACGCACCCTCGACGTACGCCGCGCCGATCTACCCGTTCATGGCCGACGGCGGACGCACCAATCCGGCCGACGACCACTCGATGCGGTACGGCGAGCCGGATCTGCACGCCGCCTCGTTGCTGGCCGCGGACCTCGGCAGCCCGCAGGCCCAGGTGGTCCGCGGCACGGTGGACGCCGCCGCCAAGCCGGTCGCGACCGTGCGGTCGGCCCCGATCGAGCAGCTGATCGAGCAGGCGATCGTGCATTCGGACAACGTGCTCGCCGAGTGCCTCGGCCGACTGGTCGCCCAGAAGGTGGGCCAGCCGACCACGTTCGCGGGTGCGGTCACCGCGATCTCGGCCGTGATGCAGGAGATGGGCGTCGACCTCACCGGCTACCAGGGGCACGACGCGAGCGGCCTGTCGCAGCTGGACCGGACGTCGGCGCGCTCGATCGCGTCGGTGCTGGCCGTGGCGACCAGCGGCAAGCAGGAGCACCTGGACGTGGTGGACTCGGCGCTGGCGGTCGCCGGCTACAACGGCACCCTGGCCGCCCGGTACGACGGGGCCTCGGCGTCCGGCGCCGGCCGGGTGCGCGGCAAGACCGGCACGCTCACCGGCGTCTCCTCGCTGGCCGGCACCGTGCTCACGGCGGACGGGCGCGTCCTGGTCTACTCGTTCGTCTCCAACGGTGGCGGCGGCACCGAGGCCGTGCGTGCCGCGCTCGACAAGATCGCCGCGGCGATCGCCGGGTGCGGCTGCCGATAG
- a CDS encoding YceI family protein gives MTTAQTLSITPGVYNIDTTHSHVGFSVRHMMVSKVRGVFKEFSGAITVAENIEDSTVQASIVASSVDTGNSQRDGHLQSADFFDAASHQTLEFRSTKVTADGGDWKVTGDLTVNGVTRPVVLDVTFGGAGSDGQGGQKAGFEAKTEINRKDFNVNFNAPMEGGGVVVGDKIAISLDIEADLAK, from the coding sequence ATGACCACCGCCCAGACCCTCAGCATCACCCCCGGTGTCTACAACATCGACACGACCCACTCGCACGTCGGCTTCAGCGTCCGTCACATGATGGTCAGCAAGGTTCGCGGCGTCTTCAAGGAGTTCTCCGGCGCGATCACCGTCGCCGAGAACATCGAGGACTCGACCGTCCAGGCCTCGATCGTCGCCTCGTCGGTCGACACCGGCAACTCGCAGCGCGACGGCCACCTGCAGAGCGCCGACTTCTTCGACGCCGCCAGCCACCAGACCCTGGAGTTCCGCTCCACCAAGGTCACCGCGGACGGCGGCGACTGGAAGGTCACCGGCGATCTCACCGTCAACGGCGTCACCCGCCCGGTCGTGCTGGACGTCACCTTCGGCGGCGCCGGCAGCGACGGCCAGGGCGGCCAGAAGGCCGGCTTCGAGGCCAAGACCGAGATCAACCGCAAGGACTTCAACGTCAACTTCAACGCGCCCATGGAGGGCGGCGGCGTCGTCGTCGGCGACAAGATCGCCATCAGCCTCGACATCGAGGCCGACCTCGCCAAGTAG
- a CDS encoding zinc-dependent metalloprotease, protein MTSEVFIDWGVAARAAKRMVQPGPRVDLAVARAAVAELETAAARAEAYVSEVTGIRHPAYDAPTVVVDRAGWIDVNAQSLGALMSPLIEKITRSSNSTRIGRAIGSRVTGSEAGALLAFMSSRVLGQYDVFGRDGGRLLLVAPNVVDAERKMDVDASDFRLWVCIHEVTHRLQFTANPWLEDYMRGLIAEFVEVSNLDADSMRDQLKQIAASIKTRVADGGDEDAPRGILALVQSPEQRAVLDRMTAAMSLLEGHAEYVMDEVGPDVIPSVAVIRRKFTQRRRGRSPLDRLLRRLLGLDAKMRQYADGRRFVDGVVQQVGMAGFNRVWTSPDTLPSRAELADPAAWIARVRPNGRIEATTEVTDEHGNTTRHYSVPREREHIAMSDEPAGDSEIIIERRVEE, encoded by the coding sequence ATGACTTCTGAGGTGTTCATCGACTGGGGCGTCGCCGCCCGAGCGGCGAAGCGGATGGTGCAGCCGGGACCCCGGGTCGACCTGGCGGTCGCGCGGGCCGCGGTCGCCGAACTGGAGACGGCGGCCGCCCGGGCTGAGGCGTACGTCAGCGAGGTCACCGGCATCCGGCATCCGGCGTACGACGCGCCCACCGTCGTGGTCGATCGCGCCGGCTGGATCGACGTCAACGCGCAGTCGCTCGGCGCCTTGATGAGCCCGCTGATCGAGAAGATCACCAGGAGCTCGAACTCCACCCGGATCGGGCGCGCCATCGGCAGCCGGGTGACCGGCAGCGAGGCGGGCGCCCTGCTGGCCTTCATGTCCAGCCGCGTGCTGGGCCAGTACGACGTGTTCGGGAGGGACGGCGGCCGGCTGCTGCTGGTGGCGCCCAACGTCGTCGACGCCGAGCGGAAGATGGACGTCGACGCCTCCGACTTCCGGCTGTGGGTGTGCATCCACGAGGTGACGCATCGGCTGCAGTTCACCGCCAATCCGTGGCTCGAGGACTACATGCGCGGGCTGATCGCCGAGTTCGTGGAGGTCTCGAACCTCGATGCCGACTCGATGCGTGACCAGCTCAAGCAGATCGCGGCGTCCATCAAGACCCGCGTCGCGGACGGCGGGGACGAGGATGCGCCGCGTGGCATCCTCGCGCTCGTGCAGTCACCCGAGCAGCGCGCCGTGCTCGACCGGATGACCGCCGCGATGAGCCTGCTGGAGGGCCACGCCGAGTACGTGATGGACGAGGTCGGGCCAGACGTCATCCCCTCGGTCGCGGTGATCCGCCGCAAGTTCACGCAGCGTCGGCGGGGCCGCTCGCCGCTCGACCGGCTGCTGCGCCGGCTGCTCGGCCTCGACGCCAAGATGCGGCAGTACGCCGACGGGCGCAGGTTCGTCGACGGCGTCGTCCAGCAGGTCGGCATGGCCGGCTTCAACCGGGTCTGGACGTCACCGGACACGCTGCCGTCACGCGCCGAGCTCGCCGACCCGGCCGCGTGGATCGCCCGCGTGCGGCCCAACGGTCGTATCGAGGCGACCACCGAGGTGACCGACGAGCACGGCAACACGACGCGGCACTACAGCGTGCCGCGCGAGCGGGAGCACATCGCGATGAGCGACGAACCGGCCGGCGACTCCGAGATCATCATCGAGCGGCGAGTCGAGGAGTAG
- the tilS gene encoding tRNA lysidine(34) synthetase TilS — protein MVGPPPAVAAVRRAARHWLAGHPQPEVTVAVSGGADSLALCSAVLFEARDDVVVHGVTIDHGLQDGSAQRAADVRDWMAAAGCVTARAIGVDVGIAGGPEGAARAARYGALSVARHGDVLLGHTLDDQAETVLLGLGRGSGPRSLRGMAAYDPPWGRPLLGVRRAQTRDYCAALGIAAWDDPHNADPRFTRVRLRTEALPLLEDILGGGVAGALARTAEQLRETDLEADADAICALLGAELDPRQLARFSDPTRRAVVKRWLDARLGGFTAAAHVEAVDALIARYHGQGPVYLPGGSRVVRERGRIRHAPADSAGRAAPRAPQR, from the coding sequence GTGGTCGGTCCACCTCCGGCGGTCGCCGCGGTCCGGCGCGCCGCGCGGCACTGGCTGGCGGGGCATCCGCAGCCGGAGGTCACCGTCGCGGTCAGCGGCGGGGCCGATTCGCTGGCGCTGTGCAGCGCGGTGTTGTTCGAGGCGCGGGACGACGTCGTCGTGCACGGGGTGACGATCGACCACGGGTTGCAGGACGGGTCGGCGCAGCGCGCGGCCGACGTCCGCGACTGGATGGCCGCGGCCGGCTGCGTGACCGCCCGCGCGATCGGGGTCGACGTCGGAATCGCCGGCGGTCCGGAGGGGGCCGCCCGCGCGGCGCGATACGGCGCCCTCTCCGTCGCGCGGCACGGCGACGTACTGCTCGGCCACACCCTCGACGACCAGGCCGAGACCGTGCTGCTCGGGCTCGGGCGCGGCTCCGGCCCGCGGTCGTTGCGGGGCATGGCGGCGTACGACCCGCCGTGGGGGCGGCCGTTGCTCGGTGTGCGGCGGGCGCAGACGCGCGACTACTGCGCGGCGCTCGGGATCGCCGCGTGGGACGACCCGCACAACGCCGACCCGCGGTTCACGCGGGTCCGGCTGCGCACCGAGGCGCTGCCGCTGCTCGAGGACATCCTGGGCGGGGGAGTCGCCGGCGCGCTGGCGCGCACCGCCGAGCAGCTGCGCGAGACCGACCTCGAGGCGGACGCCGACGCCATCTGCGCGCTGCTGGGTGCCGAGCTCGATCCGCGGCAGCTGGCCCGCTTCAGCGACCCGACCCGCCGCGCCGTGGTCAAGCGGTGGCTCGACGCGCGGCTCGGCGGGTTCACCGCGGCCGCGCACGTCGAGGCCGTCGACGCGCTCATCGCGCGCTATCACGGCCAGGGACCGGTTTACCTGCCGGGCGGTAGCCGCGTCGTCCGCGAGCGTGGGAGGATTCGACATGCGCCCGCCGACAGTGCCGGCCGGGCGGCCCCCCGAGCTCCCCAACGCTGA
- the hpt gene encoding hypoxanthine phosphoribosyltransferase — MYDAEIEKTVISEDEIQAKTVELAELIAQDYEGKEVLLVGVLKGAVMFMSDFARALPLPVQLEFMAVSSYGSSTSSSGIVRILKDLDKDISGKHVLVVEDIIDSGLTLSWLLKNLGARNPASIEVVTLLRKPEAVKVPVDVKYVGFDIPNEFVVGYGLDYAERYRDLPYIGVLKPEVYS, encoded by the coding sequence GTGTACGACGCCGAGATCGAGAAGACCGTCATCTCCGAGGACGAGATCCAGGCCAAGACCGTCGAGCTCGCGGAGCTCATCGCCCAGGACTACGAGGGCAAGGAGGTCCTGCTGGTCGGCGTCCTCAAGGGCGCGGTCATGTTCATGAGCGACTTCGCCCGCGCCCTCCCGCTTCCGGTGCAGCTGGAGTTCATGGCGGTGTCGTCGTACGGCTCGTCGACGTCGTCCTCGGGCATCGTGCGCATCCTGAAGGACCTCGACAAGGACATCTCCGGCAAGCACGTGCTCGTCGTGGAGGACATCATCGACTCCGGGCTCACCCTGTCGTGGCTGCTGAAGAACCTCGGCGCTCGCAACCCCGCCTCGATCGAGGTCGTGACGCTGCTGCGCAAGCCCGAGGCGGTCAAGGTGCCGGTCGACGTGAAGTACGTCGGGTTCGACATCCCCAACGAGTTCGTCGTCGGCTACGGCCTCGACTACGCCGAGCGCTACCGCGACCTGCCCTACATCGGCGTCCTCAAGCCCGAGGTCTACAGCTAG